In Limisalsivibrio acetivorans, one genomic interval encodes:
- the mfd gene encoding transcription-repair coupling factor has product MEVSSHTGGLWGSASAWWIKQRIYNGGRVLVTAPDKNRYETMLNELLLFFGPEYVLPFPEYTQEPFEEARILPDLLAERAEGMQRLLNGFRGIILTTPPALMKALPPKDLFSESIIKLRVNDLAEREELTYALEFGGYVHTELVSGKGEYTLRGDVLEVFPPEMEEPVRIELFDDEIERIESIDPFSRKHTHSFKELFILPAGEALFDENDLMKVQDPTAAEKAENFGKFAGYHWLAPFVYSRMETLFDYIGPDFTLCLLDDKLEESLDGYDEIIKDKLEDTPYALPMENNFLKPGEVLAVVGGKQTHLLEELHSGDALFSGYKASKAYFSHERRNLYQSVTEAAAILKEIDRDDYRPIIAIESRKLRNIFLEFMRDHEISVTEIKTADEAKGPGVFLYNEKLSGGFLDPETLLAVVTDEDIFGVVKRRPKKRKKEVYSTSLGDLEAGDYVVHVDYGIGIYRGLVNKDIGGISGDFIQIEYDGGELLYVPLESIGQIQKYIGTGDKPPRIHNLKSASWKKLKNQAKAKAKKIAIDLLKLYADRKIQKGFAFRDDGELMQSFEQGFEYDETDDQLSSIHDVYQDMEDTKPMERLVCGDVGFGKTEVAMRAAAKAIASGKQVGVLVPTTVLARQHYENFHQRFKDFPVTVDYISRYRSTQDIKKTLRKLVTGEVDIIIGTHRLLSQDVEYKDLGLLIIDEEQRFGVAHKEKIAALKSNIDIIYLSATPIPRTLQLSMSGIRDISVIETPPEERLPVITRVIKTDDEVQNALKKELERGGQVYFLHNRVENIEQVADNVRSLMPHARIAVAHGQMTAAAMEKVLYSFYAGEVDILVCTTIIENGIDIANANTIVINNASAFGLAQIYQLKGRVGRSKRRGYCYMFVPNLNAVNPIARKRLKIIQQLSDLGSGVKIAFYDLQLRGAGNLLGAEQSGFIVKVGYELFIQMIENAVSELKGEHTAVNQTEITSGVPYYIAADYIEDVQLRFDYYRRFDKIDTEEKMNELLTELEESYGELKQEIRNLGRIMLIKNLASKISAGKITIHTGRVRINFDKETPVKPHVIMNTLSRQKHVYKFENEFSLLLYFEPDNDYLMKTALFLGELLENSDV; this is encoded by the coding sequence ATGGAAGTCAGCTCACACACAGGTGGACTCTGGGGTTCCGCCTCCGCATGGTGGATAAAGCAGAGGATATACAACGGAGGAAGGGTTCTTGTAACGGCTCCGGATAAGAACCGTTACGAGACGATGCTCAATGAGCTTCTGCTCTTCTTCGGGCCAGAGTATGTGCTCCCCTTCCCCGAATACACACAGGAGCCCTTCGAGGAGGCACGGATCCTCCCCGATCTTCTGGCAGAGCGTGCCGAAGGGATGCAGAGGCTCCTGAACGGATTCAGGGGGATAATCCTGACAACCCCGCCGGCACTGATGAAAGCCTTACCCCCCAAGGATCTTTTCTCCGAATCGATCATAAAGCTCAGAGTGAACGACCTCGCCGAAAGGGAGGAGCTCACCTACGCCCTTGAGTTCGGAGGTTATGTCCATACCGAGCTGGTTTCGGGTAAGGGTGAATACACCCTGAGGGGTGATGTGCTTGAGGTTTTTCCGCCGGAGATGGAGGAACCGGTAAGGATCGAGCTTTTCGATGACGAGATAGAGCGCATCGAGAGCATCGACCCCTTCAGCAGAAAACACACCCACTCCTTTAAGGAGCTTTTTATACTCCCCGCCGGAGAGGCTCTGTTCGATGAGAACGACCTTATGAAGGTTCAGGATCCCACAGCTGCGGAAAAGGCGGAGAACTTCGGCAAATTCGCCGGATACCACTGGCTGGCCCCCTTCGTCTACTCCCGTATGGAAACCCTCTTTGACTACATTGGCCCTGACTTTACCCTGTGCCTGCTGGACGACAAGCTGGAAGAGTCCCTGGACGGCTATGACGAAATAATCAAAGATAAATTGGAGGACACACCCTACGCCCTCCCCATGGAAAACAACTTCCTCAAGCCGGGGGAGGTTCTGGCAGTCGTGGGCGGAAAACAGACCCATCTACTGGAGGAGCTCCATTCCGGCGATGCCCTCTTCTCCGGCTATAAAGCATCCAAGGCATACTTCTCCCACGAGCGAAGAAACCTTTATCAGTCTGTCACTGAGGCAGCGGCGATCCTCAAGGAGATCGACAGGGACGACTACCGCCCAATAATCGCCATAGAGAGCCGCAAGCTCCGCAATATCTTCCTAGAATTCATGCGTGACCATGAGATTTCGGTCACCGAGATAAAAACGGCGGATGAGGCGAAAGGACCCGGCGTATTCCTATATAACGAAAAGCTTTCGGGTGGATTTCTGGATCCGGAGACACTCCTGGCAGTTGTCACCGATGAGGATATCTTCGGCGTGGTTAAACGCAGACCGAAGAAGCGCAAGAAGGAGGTATACTCCACAAGTCTCGGAGATCTCGAAGCCGGCGACTATGTAGTCCACGTGGACTACGGTATAGGGATATACCGCGGGCTTGTGAACAAGGATATCGGCGGCATATCTGGGGATTTCATACAGATCGAATACGACGGCGGAGAACTGCTGTACGTTCCGCTGGAATCCATAGGCCAGATACAGAAGTATATAGGAACCGGAGACAAACCCCCAAGGATTCATAACCTTAAGAGCGCATCATGGAAAAAGCTCAAGAATCAGGCTAAGGCGAAGGCGAAGAAGATCGCCATCGACCTGCTCAAGCTTTATGCCGACAGAAAGATCCAGAAGGGCTTTGCCTTCCGGGATGACGGCGAATTAATGCAGAGTTTCGAACAGGGCTTTGAATACGATGAAACCGATGATCAGCTCTCCTCCATCCACGATGTCTATCAGGATATGGAGGACACGAAGCCGATGGAACGCCTCGTCTGCGGGGATGTGGGCTTCGGCAAGACAGAGGTCGCTATGCGGGCGGCTGCAAAGGCCATAGCCTCGGGCAAGCAGGTGGGGGTTCTTGTCCCCACTACAGTGCTCGCAAGACAGCACTACGAAAACTTCCACCAGCGGTTCAAGGACTTCCCCGTAACGGTGGACTACATAAGCCGGTACAGAAGCACACAGGATATAAAGAAAACCCTGAGGAAACTCGTCACAGGAGAGGTGGATATAATCATCGGAACCCACCGCCTCCTCTCCCAGGACGTTGAATATAAGGATCTGGGGCTTCTTATAATTGACGAGGAACAACGCTTCGGCGTTGCCCACAAGGAGAAGATCGCCGCCCTGAAAAGCAATATCGATATCATATACCTCTCCGCAACCCCCATACCCAGAACACTCCAGCTCTCCATGTCCGGCATCAGGGATATAAGCGTTATCGAAACCCCGCCGGAGGAGCGCCTACCCGTCATCACAAGGGTTATAAAAACCGATGACGAGGTGCAGAACGCTCTTAAAAAGGAACTGGAACGTGGTGGACAGGTATATTTCCTCCACAACAGGGTGGAGAATATCGAGCAGGTTGCGGACAATGTAAGGAGCCTGATGCCCCACGCACGCATAGCCGTGGCCCATGGTCAGATGACCGCCGCCGCCATGGAAAAGGTTTTGTACAGCTTTTACGCAGGCGAAGTGGATATCCTCGTCTGCACAACCATCATAGAGAACGGCATCGATATCGCCAACGCAAACACCATCGTCATCAACAACGCCTCCGCCTTCGGCCTTGCTCAGATATACCAGCTCAAGGGGCGTGTGGGGAGATCAAAAAGGCGGGGCTACTGCTACATGTTCGTACCGAACCTAAACGCAGTGAACCCCATTGCGAGGAAGAGGCTTAAGATTATTCAACAGCTCTCCGACCTCGGAAGCGGCGTTAAGATAGCCTTCTACGACCTCCAGCTGAGGGGTGCTGGGAATCTCCTCGGTGCGGAGCAGTCCGGCTTCATTGTAAAGGTCGGCTACGAGCTCTTTATACAGATGATCGAGAATGCAGTCAGCGAGCTCAAGGGTGAGCACACCGCCGTCAACCAGACAGAGATAACCTCCGGCGTACCTTACTATATCGCCGCAGACTATATAGAGGATGTTCAGCTCCGATTCGATTACTACCGCCGCTTCGACAAAATAGACACCGAGGAGAAGATGAACGAGCTCCTAACAGAGCTTGAGGAGAGCTACGGCGAACTCAAGCAGGAGATACGCAACTTGGGGCGGATCATGCTCATCAAGAACCTTGCCTCAAAGATCTCCGCCGGGAAGATAACCATCCATACAGGGCGGGTGCGCATAAACTTCGACAAGGAAACCCCTGTTAAACCGCATGTTATAATGAACACCCTCTCCAGACAGAAGCACGTTTATAAGTTCGAGAACGAGTTCAGTCTTCTACTGTACTTCGAGCCGGATAACGACTATCTCATGAAAACAGCCCTCTTTCTTGGTGAACTGCTTGAGAACTCGGATGTCTGA
- a CDS encoding D-sedoheptulose-7-phosphate isomerase: MESYIRDIFEDMKEVQTRFMAESLPVIVGISTSIANCFVNGGKLYIFGNGGSAADSQHIAAEFINRFRMERPPLPAVALTTDTSAITAIGNDYDFNEIFSKQVKGLAVEGDIAWGISTSGNSANVLEGLRSAAKQGVTTIGFSGKDGGNMRGLCDHFLNVTSENTARIQEMHIAAAHIICQLVDEIMFGKFSR, encoded by the coding sequence ATGGAATCATACATTAGAGATATATTCGAAGACATGAAAGAGGTGCAGACCCGTTTCATGGCAGAATCCCTACCCGTTATCGTAGGCATATCCACTTCCATAGCGAACTGTTTTGTGAATGGTGGAAAGCTTTACATATTCGGCAATGGCGGTTCTGCGGCGGATTCCCAGCACATTGCGGCGGAATTCATAAACCGCTTCCGCATGGAGCGCCCGCCTCTCCCTGCGGTGGCGCTAACCACCGATACATCGGCGATTACCGCCATCGGTAACGACTACGACTTCAACGAGATATTCTCGAAACAGGTTAAAGGGCTTGCCGTTGAGGGGGATATTGCATGGGGGATTTCCACCAGTGGAAACTCCGCAAACGTCCTTGAAGGGCTTCGTTCTGCGGCGAAGCAGGGTGTTACAACAATTGGCTTCTCCGGTAAGGACGGCGGAAATATGCGGGGGCTTTGCGACCATTTCCTTAATGTTACAAGTGAGAACACTGCCCGTATACAGGAGATGCACATAGCCGCCGCCCACATCATCTGCCAGCTGGTGGATGAGATAATGTTCGGTAAATTCTCAAGGTAG
- a CDS encoding sensor domain-containing diguanylate cyclase — protein sequence MAINIVNYRVSRDSVRSGIINSSLPLTRDNIYSEIQRDLMRPIFVSSLMANDTFLKDWAIAGEADLDSIKRYLREIKERYGFFSSFFVSDISNNYYYYDGILKQISPDDEHDDWYYSFRDMDVKYDLDVDTDQASGNTLTIFINHRLNDYLGNLLGVTGVGLKMDEVAQILEKYRNKYNRKIFLVDEDGLIQVHVKKDYILSKNIRNMAGIGTIADKLLETGEKPSVQEFDGNNGDHVLVTSRYIPEFKWYLIVEQSQDAALAEIWSTFVRNMIFAALVIAVVITINIFMVNYYQGKLELLAVTDKLTGVYNRRELDSSFAKTVRIAKKQGTPLSVVLIDIDNFKKINDQYGHLFGDTVIKKIVHVIKDCMRDDDLLVRWGGDEFMALSRCELHTAVNVAERIRTAIIDIKFVHGEEQVRTTASFGVAHLKDYDDVDSLTKRADDALYAAKEKGRNCVVSEEGLG from the coding sequence GTGGCTATCAATATCGTTAACTACAGGGTTTCGAGGGACTCGGTTCGTTCCGGCATCATAAACAGCTCCCTCCCTTTGACAAGGGACAACATATACTCTGAGATCCAGCGGGATCTCATGCGCCCCATCTTCGTGTCCTCCCTTATGGCCAATGACACCTTTTTGAAGGACTGGGCCATAGCCGGTGAGGCTGATCTGGACAGCATTAAGCGTTATCTGAGGGAGATCAAGGAACGCTACGGCTTCTTCTCCTCTTTCTTTGTGTCAGATATATCCAATAACTACTATTACTACGACGGCATCCTCAAGCAGATAAGCCCCGATGATGAACACGATGACTGGTACTACTCTTTCAGGGATATGGATGTTAAATATGATCTTGATGTGGACACGGATCAGGCCTCTGGCAATACCCTCACTATCTTCATAAACCACCGCCTTAACGATTACCTCGGCAATCTCCTCGGTGTTACCGGTGTCGGACTCAAGATGGATGAGGTGGCGCAGATACTGGAGAAATACAGAAACAAGTACAACCGGAAGATATTCCTTGTGGACGAGGACGGGCTCATACAGGTCCATGTGAAAAAGGACTACATCCTCTCAAAGAATATCCGCAATATGGCCGGGATAGGCACCATTGCCGACAAACTTCTTGAAACGGGTGAGAAGCCCTCTGTACAGGAATTCGACGGCAATAATGGCGACCATGTTCTAGTCACTTCCCGATATATCCCCGAGTTTAAATGGTACCTCATTGTGGAGCAGAGCCAGGATGCCGCTCTGGCAGAGATTTGGAGCACATTTGTACGCAACATGATCTTTGCCGCTCTTGTGATAGCTGTGGTTATCACAATCAACATATTTATGGTTAACTACTATCAGGGGAAGCTTGAGCTTCTCGCTGTAACAGATAAACTGACAGGGGTCTATAACAGGCGGGAGCTTGATTCGAGCTTCGCAAAAACCGTACGTATCGCAAAGAAGCAAGGGACGCCTCTCTCCGTTGTTCTTATCGATATCGACAACTTCAAGAAGATAAACGATCAATACGGTCATCTTTTCGGCGATACGGTGATTAAGAAGATCGTCCATGTCATCAAAGACTGCATGAGGGATGATGATCTCCTTGTCCGCTGGGGCGGGGATGAGTTCATGGCACTGTCGAGATGCGAGCTTCATACGGCTGTTAACGTTGCCGAGAGGATCCGCACCGCCATCATCGATATTAAGTTTGTCCACGGCGAGGAGCAGGTCCGCACAACGGCCAGCTTCGGTGTTGCACATCTCAAGGACTATGACGATGTCGATTCTCTCACCAAGCGGGCTGATGATGCCCTTTATGCCGCAAAGGAGAAGGGACGAAACTGCGTTGTCAGCGAGGAAGGGCTTGGCTGA